Genomic segment of Truepera radiovictrix DSM 17093:
GGCTCGAAGAAGAGCGTGCCGACGGTAAAGCCCTGTAGCGCCGGCACCTTTTTGATGGTGCGCTCTAAAACCTGCGCCATCACGTCGGCGGTGTTAAAGAGCGCCTCGATATTCTCGACCGTCCAGTCCTGGGTGTCGAGCAGGTGCTTGGGGGTCGTCACGCCCACTCCAGCAGCTCGACGGCCTCGGTGTTGTCGGTCTCGTGCAGCTTGACCTTGATGACCTCGCTCCGGCTCGTGGGCACGTTTTTGCCGACGAAGTCGGCCCGGATGGGGAGCTCGCGGTGCCCGCGGTCGACGAGCACGGCGTACTGGATCACCGCCGGGCGCCCGAGGTCGATGAGCGCGCCCAGAGCCGCCCGCGCGGTGCGCCCGGTGTAGAGCACGTCGTCGCACAGGACGACCCGGAGGCCCTGCACGTCAAACGGCACCTCGGTCTTGCGCACAACCGGTTGCAGCGCGATCTCCGAGAGGTCGTCGCGGTAGAGGGTGATGTCGAGTTTGCCCAGAGGGGGCGTTACGCCCTCGAAGCGCCCGATGAGCGCGGCCAAGCGTTCGGCGAGCGGCACGCCGCGCGTGTGGATGCCGACCAAGGCGAGGTTCT
This window contains:
- the pyrR gene encoding bifunctional pyr operon transcriptional regulator/uracil phosphoribosyltransferase PyrR; its protein translation is MNAGEMARALTRIAHEIIERNKGAENLALVGIHTRGVPLAERLAALIGRFEGVTPPLGKLDITLYRDDLSEIALQPVVRKTEVPFDVQGLRVVLCDDVLYTGRTARAALGALIDLGRPAVIQYAVLVDRGHRELPIRADFVGKNVPTSRSEVIKVKLHETDNTEAVELLEWA